CGCTTCAAATCGCAAAATTCAGTCAGCCAGAAATGCGTGTGACGAATTTTGTCGGTGGAACGGACAAGCAACGTCAAATTGCTAAATTAAAACATCAGCAACCTCATGTGGTTATCGGAACACCAGGTCGGATTTTAGATTTGATGAACGAGCAAGCATTAAAAGCACATACAGCTTTTGCTTTTGTCGTGGATGAAGCAGATATGACGTTAGATATGGGCTTTTTAGAAGAAGTCGATCAAATTGCTGGACGCTTGCCAGATAAATTACAAATGTTAGTTTTTTCAGCAACAATACCGGAAAAATTAAAACCGTTCCTAAAAAAATATATGGAAAATCCGATCATTGAACACATCAAACCTAAAAATATTATCTCTGAAACCATTGATAATTGGTTGATTTCAACAAAAGGAAAAGATAAAAATCGTCTAATTTACCAACTATTGACGATAGGTCATCCGTACCTAGTCATTGTATTTGCTAATACAAAACAACGGGTAGATGAAATTACCGAGTACTTAAAAGATCAAGGTTTGAAAGTGGCGAAAATCCATGGCGATATTTCTCCGAGAGAACGCAAACGTGTAATGAGACAAGTGCAAGATCTTGAATTTCAATATGTGGTGGCAACTGATTTAGCTGCACGAGGAATCGATATTGAAGGGGTTTCTCATGTGATTAATGCGGAAGTCCCAAGTGATTTAGACTTTTTTATCCATCGTGTTGGTAGAACTGGAAGAAATGGCTTGGACGGAACTGCGATTACACTTTATTCGCCTGCAGATGAAGAAGCGATTTCTGAAGTGGAACAATTAGGAATTAAGTTTCATCCTAAGGAAATCAAAAATGGTGAAATGATCGATACGTATGATCGTAACCGCCGAACAAAACGTGAGAAGTCAAAAGATGCATTGGAAGATCCGACGTTGATTGGTTTGGTGAAAAAGAAAAAGAAAAAAATCAAACCAGGTTATAAAAAGAAAATTGAATGGGCAATTTCAGCTAGCAATAAGCAAAAACGTAAAGTTGAACGCCGTCAACAAACTCGGACAGCTAAAAAATCTAAAAAAAATAGCTATAAATAATCGTAAGGATTTTTAGACTGGATAGACAAGAATCGACTGTCAAGCGATGGTTTTATATCAATAATATATTGGTGTAAAATTATCGTTTTTTTCTATATCATAAAAAAACACTTAGTCTAAATTGTTTGATAAATAACTCCTAGCGTATTGTTATTTTTAGCTATTGAAAAAATAAAGCGGATACATTATACTGGTTTAATAGATATCTATTAAACTGATCAATGAAGCTCAGTATTATTCAACGGTGAATTTTTGAACATTAATTGTAAATGGGAGGAAATTTATTTTGAAAAAAACAATCTTTTTTATCGTTACAACAATAATGCTTGGCTCATTATCAGCATGTAGTACAAATTCAAAAGAAGCAACAAAGGAATCCGACAACTCTGTCACTAAAGTGTCGTCAAACAAAGAAACAGATCATTCCGTTTTAGAAACAAACAGTTGGTTTGATAAAAATTATCAAGCAATAAATAACTTAATCAAAGAAAATGGAGTCAACAGTAAAGGTTACGATGTAAAGAATAAGCCGTATGCTGTTTTTGATTGGGATAATACAACGATTTTTAATGACATAGGTGAAGCAACTTTTATGTATCAAATTGAGAATCTACAATTTAAAATGACTCCAGAAGAATTAGAAAAAGCATTAAAGATGAACATTCCAAAAGATAATTTCAAGGATGAATGGAACAATTCAGATGGAAATGCTGTGAACATTGACAAAGTTACAAGTGATATTGTCAATGACTACAAAATAATAGATCAATCATACGATGGAATGAATGGACAGAAAAAACTTGCTGAGATAAAGGACACAGAAGAATATAAAGATTTTTCAACGAAAATCCGATATTTGTATGATGCAATAGGGGATACGTTTAGTTCAGATATTAGTTATCCATGGGTGACTTATCTATTCACTGGTATGACGGCAGATGAAGTACAAGAGTTGACTCGTGAAGCAATTGACTATTCACTTAATTTACCCATAGAAATGGTTACTCTAAAAAGTCCAGAATCATTAAAGAGCGAAGCAGGGCAAGTTGAAGTCAACGTGCAAAGAGGCATTCGAACAATTCCTGAAATGCAAAATTTATACAAAATCTTAATGGAAAATGGGATCGAGGTCTATGTCTGTTCCGCTTCGTACATTGATGTCATTATTCCTTTTGCTACCGAAGAAAAGTATGGTTATGAAGTGCCAACAGATCACATCTACGCTATGAGACTGGTAAAAGAGAAGGATGTTATTCAAACTAAATTTGATACGGCTTATAATCAAACTCAAGGCGACGGCAAAACAAAAACAATCAAAAAATATATTGCTGAAAAGCATAACAATAATGGACCAATTTTAGTTGCAGGGGATAGTGCAGGAGATGTGGCAATGTTGACAGATTTTGATGATATGGAGTTAGGGCTGATCTTTAATCGAAATAAATCAGGAGATATAGGCGAACTATACAAAAAAGCCACAGATAAGGAAAGTACAAATCCAAATTATTTGCTTCAAGGACGTGATGAGAATACTGGGAAGCTTATTCCAGAACAAGCGAGTATTCTTTTTGGTAAGGAAAAAGCTACATTGTATTAAAAATCTAACGAATAAACTTTATTTAAAGGAGTCCGAGCGTTATCTCAAGGACTCTTTTAAATTTTTTATCATTTCCACACAAAGAATTCCATCCTCAAAATATTCTTTTGAGTTGATTGTGTAATTTAATGAAGCATAAAACTCTGAAGCGATTTTTTCTGCTGACAGAACACTAAAGGAATAACCAGCGTTTAGTGCTTTTTCTTCTAATAGTGAAAGAAGTTTTTTCCCGATTCCTTGGTCACGAAAGTCTTTTCGAACACAAAAACGATCTGGTTGAATCGTTTGATTATCTTTCGCTTGATAACGAATCGTTGCAACAGCTAGTGATTGGTCATAAACAACAAAATAATTTCGCTCTGGTGTATCTAATTCATCAAATTCATCTTGTAATGAAATGCCTTGTTCTAAAACAAAAACATCATAACGTAACGCAAATGCTGCCGCTTGATGCCAGCGTTCGCAGCCAAAGTGAGTGTGCATATAAGTCCTCCAGATAATTTTCTTAGTGAAAGATTCATTCAATGGTATACTTAATCATAACAGATAGTTTTGATGTCATCTAGCAACACCTGCTAGCTCTGCTTTTAAAATACGAGGAGGGTTTAACTTGGACCTATTTGAACAAATTGAGTGGGCAAATTGGAAGAACTTAAAAGATGCTGAAAAAGAAGTACTTTTACAGCAACTATTGATGTATTTTGTTCCGCCAACAATAGAAGTTAATACAATTGAATTAGTGAATTTTGAACTGTATGGGATTAAATGCCGCACCTTTGAATTGGAATTAGACGGTGAATTATTTGTTTTTATTCCAGGTAATAACGAAGCAATCCTTGGCTGGGATTTAGGTGCAGAAGGCTTAAGAGCTCATGAACTGTTGGGATTTGATGCAGAGCATTTAGCAAAGAATACATTTAAAACCACGTTGACGAATGAAGCAATTGATTCTGTCTCCGAGTGGAATGAAGAAGAAGCAAGCCATGATTTGACTTCTTTAGAAGGCATTTCAGAGTACATAAATGAGCATACGACAGAGTTAAGAAAAGTTGAAATTCCTGCAATGTTTGTTCAAAAATATGCTTTACCAGCTGGAACAGAATTTTTAGGAATCTTTGATACAGTCACAGGAACTTTTGAAGGAGAAATCGAGCAATTTTTTCCCCATGAAAAGCAGATTTGTGAAAAATTATTTCCACGGTTATCAGCTGCTGAAAGTCTTAGTTGGTCGTTTCCAAAAACACTTTTGGAGAAAGGCAAATTTTATTTAGAGTTTTTACCTGAGTCTGATTATTATTTTGTTTATAGCCATTCAGATTGTACTCATGATGAACTAAAATTATCGCTTAAGCGAGAGGGTTTTAGTTTATTATCCGAAGACCAATGGGAATTTGCTGTAGGTGCAGGAACGAGACGGTTATTTCGCTGGGGCAATGAACTACTCATTCAGGAAAATGAATCTGGTCGCCATATCAAAAGTAAAATGGACGGAGCGAATATGTTTGGCTTAGTGATTGATACACAAAAAGATCGTTATGAATTGACATCTGATCCGACCTCTATAAAGTTGACTCAAAAAGGAGCGAATCAAAGTAGCTTGATTGAAGAGATGCTGCCGTTGTCGACTTATTTTCGTTCCAATCATGTTATTTTACCTGAACAAAAATTAGGTCCAACCGACTATTTGTATCGAAAAGCGATTCTAATTGAAAATTAAACAGAAAACATTGACTTTTTTTCAATGTTTCCTTATAATTTGTAGGGAAACTAAAGGATATGATTCATTCTCTAGTGTTTACAGAAAGTTCTTCATCGCTGAAAGAAGAATAGCACGGAAATGTAATTGCTCCCTTTACATAAAATTTGGTAGAAATACCAACGAGACTCTGCGTTATGGAGATTAAGAGGTAATGATAAACATCATTGCAATCAAGGTGGTACCGCGAGCATTCGTCCTTGACTGCAATGATGTTTTTGCGCGTTTTATACTAGTTTGGCAGAACAGTATAAAACGAGAAGGATGAAATCATTAGCTAGAGAAAGGAGTAGTTCGTTGAAAGTATTTTTCATTTTTGGTCCTCAGGCTGTTGGAAAAATGACTATTGGAGAAATTATTGCAGATAAATTAAAGCTTCCATTACTTCATAATCATATGACTTTGGAGTTACTTCAACCGTTATTTGGCTGGACTCCTGCGACTTTCAGTCTTTCAAGAGAATTTCGTGAAGCGATCTTTAGTAAAATTGCAAAAGAGTCAATTGGGAATGGTTTAGTCTTTACTTTTGTTTTGGGGTTTGATTTAAAAGAGGACATTGAAGAATTTAATCAATATAAGGCAATTTTTGCTGATAAAGGAATCGACATTTATTTTATCGAACTAGAAGCTGAACTAGAAGAACGAGTGTACAGAAACAAAACAGAATATCGTTTGAGTAAAAAAGCGTCAAAGCAGAATGTCGCTCATTCGGAAAAAGAACTTTTATTAGCTAATGAACAGCATCGATTGAACTCGTTTCCAGGTGAAATTGATGAAAAATATTATTATCGACTAGATGTTACAAAACTGACAGCCCAACAAGCGGCTAATCAAATTTTAGAACAGTTTGAATTAGAATAACTTTTTGTTTTATAAAATACCCATCACTTATTTTAGAAAGTAGGAATCGAACAATGAAACAATTATCAAGTAGTCAAGTTCGTCAAATGTATTTAGACTTTTTCAAATCAAAAGGGCACTCTGTGGAGCCAAGTGCTTCTTTAGTACCAGTCAATGATCCAACCTTATTATGGATCAACTCAGGTGTTGCGACATTGAAGAAATATTTTGATGGCTCAGTCGTTCCAGAAAATCCAAGAATCACAAATGCGCAAAAATCGATTCGTACCAATGATATCGAAAATGTTGGGAAAACAGCGCGTCACCATACTATGTTTGAAATGTTAGGAAACTTTTCAATTGGTGATTATTTTAAAAATGAAGCGATCCACTGGGCGTGGGAATTTTTAACGTCTCCTGAATGGATGGCCTTTGATCCTGAAAAATTATATGTAACAGTTTATCCAAAAGATACAGAAGCAAAACGTATTTGGCATGAAGAAGTTGGTTTATCAATGGATCATATCATCGATATCGAAGATAATTTCTGGGATATTGGTGCAGGTCCTTGTGGTCCGGATTCTGAAATTTTCTATGATCGCGGTGAGTCATTTAACGATGTAGCCGAAGATGATCCAGAAAATTATCCTGGTGGCGAAAATGAACGTTATTTAGAGATTTGGAACTTAGTATTCTCTGAGTTTAACCACCAAGCGGATGATACGTATGAGCCATTACCACATAAAAATATTGATACGGGCATGGGCTTAGAACGTATGGTTTCCATCGTTCAAAATGCACCGACGAACTTTGAAACAGATTTATTTATGCCGATCATTCATGCTGTAGAAAAATTAAGTGGACAAGTCACCTATGGTCAATCACCGCAAACAGATATTTCATTTAAAGTCATTGCAGATCATATCCGTGCATTGTCATTTGCAATCGGTGACGGTGCGTTACCTTCAAATGAAGGCCGCGGTTACGTGTTGCGTCGTTTATTACGTCGTGCGGTTATGCATGGGAAAAAACTAGGCATCAACGAAGCTTTCTTATACAAACTAGTTCCAGTAGTTGGAGACGTGATGGTTAGCTATTATCCAGAAGTCCTACAACAAAAAGAATTTATCGAAAAAGTAGTCCGTACGGAAGAAGAACGTTTCCATGAAACGATCAATGAAGGTCTAGATATTTTAAATGAATTGATCACAAAAGTGAAAGCGGCAAACGAAGCGACCTTGAATGGGAAAGAGATCTTCAAATTATATGATACGTATGGTTTCCCAGTTGAATTAACAGAAGAAGTCGCAGAAGATTCTGGCTTGAAAGTTGATCATGCTGGCTTTGAAAAAGAAATGGAAGCCCAAAGAGAACGTGCTCGTTCAGCTCGAAGTAAAGCCACGTCAATGGGTGTTCAATCTGCTGTTTTGACGGATATTAAAGTTGAAAGTACCTTTGTCGGCTATAGTAACCTAGAAGCGACAAGCAAGCTTTTGATCATTTTAAAAGATGAAGAAATCCTTAGCAAACTGTCAGAAGGGACAGCACAATTGATTTTTGCTGAAACACCTTTCTATGCAGAAATGGGTGGACAAGTTGCCGATCATGGGACGATCAAAGATGAAAAAGGTACGATCGTAGCCCACGTAGAAAACGTCTTAAAAGCACCAAACGGCCAATTTTTACACACGGTTCAAGTGACAGGGAAATTAGTTGAAGGGGCAATATATGAATTACAGGTCGATGAAAAAATGCGTAATCGTATCTTGAAAAATCATACAGCGACGCATTTACTACACCGTGCGTTGAAAGATATTTTAGGTGATCACGCCAATCAAGCAGGTTCATTAGTTGCTCCAGGACACTTACGTTTCGACTTTACTCACTTTGGTCAAGTCACACCAGAAGAATTAGTTCAAATGGAAGCAATCGTCAATGAAAAAATCTGGGAAGCTATTCCAGTTGAAACAGTCGAGACAGATATTGATACAGCAAAAAATATGGGCGCTATGGCTTTATTTGGCGAAAAATATGGAAAAGAAGTCCGAGTTGTCAATATCGGTGGTTATTCTATCGAACTTTGTGGTGGAACCCATGTAACAAATACAGAGGATATCGGTATTTTTAAAATCGTTTCTGAATCAGGGATCGGGGCAGGCGTACGCCGAATCGAAGCTGTAACGAGTAAAGAAGCGTATGAGTTAATGAATGAAGAAGAAAAACAATTAAAAACAATTGCAGGAATTGTTAAATCCCCTCGATTGAAAGAAGTTGTCTCAAAAACAGAACAATTACAACAACAATTACGTGATTTACAAAAAGAAAATGAACAACTTGCTGGAAAATTAGCAAACCAACAAGCAGGAGACATTTTCAAAGATATTAAAGAAATCAATGGTACGACATACATTGCGGCACAAGTAAATGTAAAAGATATGAACCAATTACGTCAATTGGCCGATCAATGGAAACAAAAAGAATTGTCAGATGTTTTAGTTTTAGCGACAGCGCAAGAGGACAAAGTTAGCTTGTTAGCAGCGATGTCTAAAGCAGCCAATGAAAAAGGGCTAAAAGCGGGTGACTTAATCAAAACAATCGCACCAAAAGTAGGCGGTGGCGGTGGTGGCCGTCCAGATATGGCACAAGCTGGCGGTAAAAATCCAGCTGGCATCACTGATGCGTTGAATGAAGTAGGAAACTGGTTGGCAAACTAATACCAAAAACAGACAAAACCGTGAGTAATGGTTTTGTCTGTTTTTTTCTTTTTTCAATTCAGAGGCCTATTTCTTTCATTTTTTTCATTTTGTTGTTAGATTTAAGAAAGAGAGTTACTCATATTTATTTAATAATGAATCGTTGCTAAAGTTTATAAGTGATAGAAAGTCTCTATTTTTAGAAGTGATCCGAGTTCATTCATTCTAATGAGAGCTTGAAATCCGTTATAGTTTCAGAAAGTTTAGTCTATTTTCTTTTGTAAAATTCAGAAAGAAAAAATAATTTTCTGTAACTTTTTTGTTTATCGTGAAAAAAATATTATCTTTCTCATTCGTACGTAAGTAAAAAAAGGCTAAATAGTTTATTTTAAGAGAGTGAGGCTAGACCGATGTCTAATGAGAAAAGCCAGATAGAACTATTTCAAACGGGAGAAAATTTCTATAGTCAACGTTATTTTGGTTCTCATCAGGTCATTCACGGAGAGCAAGAAGGTTATACGTTTCGAGTATGGGCGCCAAATGCGCAGGAAGTTTGGCTAGTTGGTGATTTTAATAATTGGGATCGTTCTTTACCTATGGAAAAAGAAGAGCAATTTGGCGTCTGGAAAATTTTCACTCAACGGGCAAAAGAGGGCGATTTTTATAAGTATTTAGTAAAGCAAATAGAGGGTAGAGAGTTGTATAAAATCGATCCGTTTGCGGTGAGTTTTGAGAAACGTCCTAATGTTGCAGCTATGGTTCAAACGATACCTGAAAAAAAATGGCGTGATGATGATTGGCAAAATCAAAATAAGCGCTCTAATCATTTTAAGCGACCTTTAACTATTTATGAAGTCCATGCAAGTTCTTGGCAATGTGAAGCGGATGGAACACCTTATACATTTAAAAAATTAAAAGATACACTGATTCCATATGTGAAAAAAATGGGATTTTCTCATATTGAGTTTATGCCCTTGATGGAGCATCCTTTAGGCGAGTCTTGGGGGTATCAGTTGATTGGTTATTTTGCACTAAGCTTGTATTATGGAACAGCTGCTGAGTTTCAAGAGTTTGTGGAAACATGCCATTTAAATGATATTGGTGTTATAGTTGATTGGGTGCCAGGACATTTTTGTATTAATGATGATGCGCTGGCTTATTATGACGGAACGCCACAATTTGAATATACTGATCCAATTCAGGCGAAGAATATTCGTTGGGGCTCACTTAATTTTGATTTAAGCAAACCGCAAGTTCAGAGCTTTTTGATTTCCAGTGCTTTATATTGGATTGAAACCTTTCATATCGACGGTATTCGTGTGGATGCTGTTTCAAATATGATTTATCTTGATTATGACGAGGGACCTGTACTTTTTGATCAGGAAGGAGGCAATCGTAAT
The Enterococcus silesiacus DNA segment above includes these coding regions:
- a CDS encoding phosphoserine phosphatase, giving the protein MLGSLSACSTNSKEATKESDNSVTKVSSNKETDHSVLETNSWFDKNYQAINNLIKENGVNSKGYDVKNKPYAVFDWDNTTIFNDIGEATFMYQIENLQFKMTPEELEKALKMNIPKDNFKDEWNNSDGNAVNIDKVTSDIVNDYKIIDQSYDGMNGQKKLAEIKDTEEYKDFSTKIRYLYDAIGDTFSSDISYPWVTYLFTGMTADEVQELTREAIDYSLNLPIEMVTLKSPESLKSEAGQVEVNVQRGIRTIPEMQNLYKILMENGIEVYVCSASYIDVIIPFATEEKYGYEVPTDHIYAMRLVKEKDVIQTKFDTAYNQTQGDGKTKTIKKYIAEKHNNNGPILVAGDSAGDVAMLTDFDDMELGLIFNRNKSGDIGELYKKATDKESTNPNYLLQGRDENTGKLIPEQASILFGKEKATLY
- a CDS encoding glycogen-branching enzyme (catalyzes the transfer of a segment of a 1,4-alpha-D-glucan chain to a primary hydroxy group in a similar glucan chain), which encodes MSNEKSQIELFQTGENFYSQRYFGSHQVIHGEQEGYTFRVWAPNAQEVWLVGDFNNWDRSLPMEKEEQFGVWKIFTQRAKEGDFYKYLVKQIEGRELYKIDPFAVSFEKRPNVAAMVQTIPEKKWRDDDWQNQNKRSNHFKRPLTIYEVHASSWQCEADGTPYTFKKLKDTLIPYVKKMGFSHIEFMPLMEHPLGESWGYQLIGYFALSLYYGTAAEFQEFVETCHLNDIGVIVDWVPGHFCINDDALAYYDGTPQFEYTDPIQAKNIRWGSLNFDLSKPQVQSFLISSALYWIETFHIDGIRVDAVSNMIYLDYDEGPVLFDQEGGNRNWAGFYFLQKLNAVIKRTHPEVIMIAEESSSETKITGTVESGALGFDYKWNLGWMNDTLRFYAMDAVFRKYNFHLLTFSFMYMMNENYILPLSHDEVVHGKRSLLHKMWGDRYKQFSQLRNLYVYLMTHPGKKLLFMGSEWGQFLEWKSNESLEWIDLDDEMNRSMQYFTKTLNHFYKMEKALWELDHSSETIEMIDADNNEETVLSFIRKGKEKKDFLIIILNFSPIERQNFTVGVPFQGTYEEVLNTEMKEFGGTWIEPNQISQTRKEPFKQFDYQIQTIVPALGAIILKPKVINTRIKRIKNQFSEKIR
- a CDS encoding DEAD/DEAH box helicase; this translates as MSSFKQFQFNDFIMEALTDKGFEQPTEVQEKLIPVIKKGKSVIGQSQTGSGKTHTFLLPLMNKVNPQLDEVQILITAPSRELANQIYQEALQIAKFSQPEMRVTNFVGGTDKQRQIAKLKHQQPHVVIGTPGRILDLMNEQALKAHTAFAFVVDEADMTLDMGFLEEVDQIAGRLPDKLQMLVFSATIPEKLKPFLKKYMENPIIEHIKPKNIISETIDNWLISTKGKDKNRLIYQLLTIGHPYLVIVFANTKQRVDEITEYLKDQGLKVAKIHGDISPRERKRVMRQVQDLEFQYVVATDLAARGIDIEGVSHVINAEVPSDLDFFIHRVGRTGRNGLDGTAITLYSPADEEAISEVEQLGIKFHPKEIKNGEMIDTYDRNRRTKREKSKDALEDPTLIGLVKKKKKKIKPGYKKKIEWAISASNKQKRKVERRQQTRTAKKSKKNSYK
- a CDS encoding GCN5 family acetyltransferase, whose protein sequence is MHTHFGCERWHQAAAFALRYDVFVLEQGISLQDEFDELDTPERNYFVVYDQSLAVATIRYQAKDNQTIQPDRFCVRKDFRDQGIGKKLLSLLEEKALNAGYSFSVLSAEKIASEFYASLNYTINSKEYFEDGILCVEMIKNLKESLR
- the alaS gene encoding alanine--tRNA ligase (Catalyzes a two-step reaction, first charging an alanyl molecule by linking its carboxyl group to the alpha-phosphate of ATP, followed by transfer of the aminoacyl-adenylate to its tRNA), with protein sequence MKQLSSSQVRQMYLDFFKSKGHSVEPSASLVPVNDPTLLWINSGVATLKKYFDGSVVPENPRITNAQKSIRTNDIENVGKTARHHTMFEMLGNFSIGDYFKNEAIHWAWEFLTSPEWMAFDPEKLYVTVYPKDTEAKRIWHEEVGLSMDHIIDIEDNFWDIGAGPCGPDSEIFYDRGESFNDVAEDDPENYPGGENERYLEIWNLVFSEFNHQADDTYEPLPHKNIDTGMGLERMVSIVQNAPTNFETDLFMPIIHAVEKLSGQVTYGQSPQTDISFKVIADHIRALSFAIGDGALPSNEGRGYVLRRLLRRAVMHGKKLGINEAFLYKLVPVVGDVMVSYYPEVLQQKEFIEKVVRTEEERFHETINEGLDILNELITKVKAANEATLNGKEIFKLYDTYGFPVELTEEVAEDSGLKVDHAGFEKEMEAQRERARSARSKATSMGVQSAVLTDIKVESTFVGYSNLEATSKLLIILKDEEILSKLSEGTAQLIFAETPFYAEMGGQVADHGTIKDEKGTIVAHVENVLKAPNGQFLHTVQVTGKLVEGAIYELQVDEKMRNRILKNHTATHLLHRALKDILGDHANQAGSLVAPGHLRFDFTHFGQVTPEELVQMEAIVNEKIWEAIPVETVETDIDTAKNMGAMALFGEKYGKEVRVVNIGGYSIELCGGTHVTNTEDIGIFKIVSESGIGAGVRRIEAVTSKEAYELMNEEEKQLKTIAGIVKSPRLKEVVSKTEQLQQQLRDLQKENEQLAGKLANQQAGDIFKDIKEINGTTYIAAQVNVKDMNQLRQLADQWKQKELSDVLVLATAQEDKVSLLAAMSKAANEKGLKAGDLIKTIAPKVGGGGGGRPDMAQAGGKNPAGITDALNEVGNWLAN